Proteins encoded together in one Lathyrus oleraceus cultivar Zhongwan6 chromosome 5, CAAS_Psat_ZW6_1.0, whole genome shotgun sequence window:
- the LOC127084601 gene encoding uncharacterized protein LOC127084601 isoform X2 → MNSVSPKMDAIMDIKNLTDENDSASKRDSKLNYDKFNVEAEITKNFKFTLGMEFSSLQHFKDAVLEHNTLNGRKIKFTKSDRLRVRAVCKFNEKCGYVILVSRVVKTVIFRVKTLCPEHTCGRVFANKSRRSKLFAKASARQELPKLRSSTTANKKRRSKGKNPSNVKPTKKKTRKGLHASSSLKNNGGLEQQQSKVFVDGEPLNHNQEDILARNTFAQADSAMNLVAKAADENKRKKKVIRKLNLKKTRTSDRLRALNVRRRVHDGPGSDAKSPIVIDDDHDDDDASPIVIDDNDDGESYDPKFGSCMHALRNWNEISKS, encoded by the exons ATGAATTCGGTGTCACCTAAAATGGATGCAATAATGGATATCAAGAACTTGACAGACGAAAACGACAGTGCATCTAAGCGAGATTCTAAACTAAACTATGATAAGTTCAATGTAGAAGCTGAAATCACCAAGAACTTTAAATTCACCCTGGGAATGGAGTTTTCTTCTCTTCAACACTTTAAGGATGCTGTTCTAGAGCACAATACGTTAAATGGCCGGAAAATAAAATTCACGAAGAGCGACAGATTGAGGGTTAGAGCTGTTTGTAAGTTTAATGAAAAATGTGGATATGTCATTTTGGTGAGTAGGGTGGTAAAGACTGTCATATTTAGGGTGAAGACACTATGCCCCGAGCATACTTGTGGAAGGGTGTTTGCTAACAAGAGTCGTAGGTCTAAGTTGTTTGCGAAAGCCTCAGCTAGACAAGAGCTGCCAAAACTGCGAAGTTCCACAACTGCGAATAAAAAGAGG AGGTCTAAGGGAAAGAATCCAAGTAATGTCAAACCGACgaagaagaaaacaagaaaagGACTCCATGCGAGTAGTAGTTTGAAGAACAATGGAGGATTAGAGCAACAACAATCCAAAGTGTTTGTTGATGGAGAGCCTCTCAACCATAATCAAGAAGATATATTGGCTAGAAACACATTTGCTCAGGCAGATTCTGCAATGAACCTTGTAGCAAAAGCTGCTGAT GAAAATAAACGAAAGAAGAAAGTGATAAGAAAATTGAACTTAAAGAAGACGAGGACTAGTGATAGATTAAGAGCTTTGAACGTGAGAAGAAGAGTACATGATGGTCCTGGGAGTGATGCAAAAAGTCCGATCGTGATTGATGAtgatcatgatgatgatgatgcaagtCCAATCGTGattgatgataatgatgatgGAGAATCATATGATCCGAAATTTGGTAGCTGCATGCATGCCTTGAGAAATTGGAATGAAATTTCCAAAAGTTAG
- the LOC127084601 gene encoding uncharacterized protein LOC127084601 isoform X1: MNSVSPKMDAIMDIKNLTDENDSASKRDSKLNYDKFNVEAEITKNFKFTLGMEFSSLQHFKDAVLEHNTLNGRKIKFTKSDRLRVRAVCKFNEKCGYVILVSRVVKTVIFRVKTLCPEHTCGRVFANKSRRSKLFAKASARQELPKLRSSTTANKKRKRSKGKNPSNVKPTKKKTRKGLHASSSLKNNGGLEQQQSKVFVDGEPLNHNQEDILARNTFAQADSAMNLVAKAADENKRKKKVIRKLNLKKTRTSDRLRALNVRRRVHDGPGSDAKSPIVIDDDHDDDDASPIVIDDNDDGESYDPKFGSCMHALRNWNEISKS, translated from the exons ATGAATTCGGTGTCACCTAAAATGGATGCAATAATGGATATCAAGAACTTGACAGACGAAAACGACAGTGCATCTAAGCGAGATTCTAAACTAAACTATGATAAGTTCAATGTAGAAGCTGAAATCACCAAGAACTTTAAATTCACCCTGGGAATGGAGTTTTCTTCTCTTCAACACTTTAAGGATGCTGTTCTAGAGCACAATACGTTAAATGGCCGGAAAATAAAATTCACGAAGAGCGACAGATTGAGGGTTAGAGCTGTTTGTAAGTTTAATGAAAAATGTGGATATGTCATTTTGGTGAGTAGGGTGGTAAAGACTGTCATATTTAGGGTGAAGACACTATGCCCCGAGCATACTTGTGGAAGGGTGTTTGCTAACAAGAGTCGTAGGTCTAAGTTGTTTGCGAAAGCCTCAGCTAGACAAGAGCTGCCAAAACTGCGAAGTTCCACAACTGCGAATAAAAAGAGG AAGAGGTCTAAGGGAAAGAATCCAAGTAATGTCAAACCGACgaagaagaaaacaagaaaagGACTCCATGCGAGTAGTAGTTTGAAGAACAATGGAGGATTAGAGCAACAACAATCCAAAGTGTTTGTTGATGGAGAGCCTCTCAACCATAATCAAGAAGATATATTGGCTAGAAACACATTTGCTCAGGCAGATTCTGCAATGAACCTTGTAGCAAAAGCTGCTGAT GAAAATAAACGAAAGAAGAAAGTGATAAGAAAATTGAACTTAAAGAAGACGAGGACTAGTGATAGATTAAGAGCTTTGAACGTGAGAAGAAGAGTACATGATGGTCCTGGGAGTGATGCAAAAAGTCCGATCGTGATTGATGAtgatcatgatgatgatgatgcaagtCCAATCGTGattgatgataatgatgatgGAGAATCATATGATCCGAAATTTGGTAGCTGCATGCATGCCTTGAGAAATTGGAATGAAATTTCCAAAAGTTAG